The DNA window GCCCTGCTTTTTTATAGAAGGCAAATCCTTTTTATAGAAAGCAAATAGAGTAACCAATTTATCGCTGGGGACTCCAGCTGAAGGACACTCGCAGCTAGCGCCCAAAACAGAGAACTTGGCTATCGGAAACAACACTAACCAGTCCCGACTCTTGCTGGACGAGGGTCGTTGAATAACTTCACGAATGTTGTCTACCAAAGACTGGGTCGGAATTTCTTCAGCTTTCAAAAGTGGCGATGAGTTTGCAGCGAAAAATCATATCATTTCTGACACGGCGGACACGCGGGGCGCGCCTAGCTTAACGCACTCGACGTGCAGGCGCGTGAGGCCCGCGAACACGCGGGGATACTTGTCGCGGTAGGACGCGAGGCGCGCCCCTTGCCTAGCGACGTCCCTGCCCGCGCACAGAAGCTCCGGCTTCTCCGACGAGACGGTGAACCACAGGTCGTGGATCCTGCGGCCGCGGGCCATGGCGTCGTCGACCGCGCGGACGATGCCGACCGACTCGTCCCTCGAGAAGAAGCTCAGGCCCAGGCGGCGGATGGCGTGCCGGCTCTCGTGCGCTGCCAGGATGCTCTGCACCGCGCGCACCATCGCGTGGTTGCTCCTCGCGGACTCGGATAGGGTGGATGTGAAgccgtcgtcgtggtcgtcgtcggggTCGGGTGCGAAGGAGTCGACGTCCAGCTCGATGTTGGCGAGCATGCCGGGGACGCGGCTCCACCGCCTCGAGAGGAGGCTGCATCGCACGGCGTCCCGTGTGTCCAGCTTGTCCAGGATGAGGAGCAGGACGTCGTCGGGCAGATCGCTCAGCAGCGTCGTCATCGTGTCTTTGTCGCGGTCTGGCGTTCGTTACCtgtggcgcgcgcgcgagacCGAGAGCAAGCGCCGGCCCGCGCCTATATCTTTCTCGTTTATATGTCCGCGAGACGCCGAGACCGCGACGTTTGGTCGTCTGCCGCTGCAATGCTGCATGCTTTAGTCGTCTTGACTCGTTTCCGATTCCATATTTTCGCCACCAGAATCCCGACGACCGACGTGGGAGGTGGCAGGAGGCGACTGGTTGGTTGACAGACCCAGATTGGAATATGGGCTGGATTCACTCGTTCCAAGTTCGGCCCATGCCAAACAGCCCACTTCATCGAATTGGATCACAATTCCTGATTTCCAAGCCCAATATACCTATAATCCATACGGGTTATTACTTTGAGATATTCTGTCTACAAAAACAAACCGGCATACAGCCTTGAGCCTTCTGTTCTATGGAAAAGTttaggcccctttgaatcaaaggaaaaaCCATAGAAATTCTAAAGGATTTTATCCTATGGGAAatgggaccacctatacatttgtcgataaattttctcctaaaattttgacagatgtaattatagtacaatcatagtgtaattacactgtaacttgcatgtaattacagtgtaacttgtatataagtttcatgtaattttgaatcgttaaatctattacaagatttgttttggtgaggaaaaACAATCAtagcacacatatatgtgtaaGGATTTATTCTcacaacctccattttaccgaaataacatattatagagagatttttgaaagttacaaacaagttacactatagttacagtgtaatcacactacgattgtactgtaattacatctgtcaaatttttgggagaaaatttgtcgacaaatatatagcaaaatcgatggGAAGGGACATAATCCTATAGagtcctttgaaacaaatgattgttTCCTATtaattcctttgaaattcctatggagtGAACCTTACTAGagcaattttggaggaaaacaaGCATGAGGTCAAGACCTCATGTTTTCCTCTTCATGTATATAAGGTTCCTGCGTTTTTCTTGTGTGCTAATCAAACGACAGTTCGAGGCCCCCTTTGAAGTGGAGGAAAAATAGAGGAAAACAAAGGAATTGAAATCCTACTCTATTCATGCCTTTGATTCGTAGgaatgagaaaaggaaaaacgtaggaaactTTCCTATTCCTACAATTCTAAAGGAAAAACGTAGAAAATTTAACATCCACTCAAACCTCTTGGAAAACTTTCCTTaaatctatctctctcatctgattcctgcgtttttcctacgGTCCAATCAAATGATCATTCCTGTGTTTCTCCTGTGTtctgcaatcctctatttttacacttgcattcctatcagaatcctatgtttttcctattcactgttttttcaatcctgtgattcaaaggggccctcagGGATCTAATAAGTGTGGCAttcaattcctacgtttttcctattcctctgttttctcaatcctgcaaTTCAAAGGTGCCCTTAATTATGCATACAATGAAGTACTTGAATATCGTGATTATCTTGTGTACTTGGGGGGATGATTTGATACTATTTATAAGAAAACACGTGAAACTTCTCTTGGTATCACCTTTTGTGAATAAGGGAATAACATGTCTCCTCGCTATGCTATGGAAATAGATGTTACATTCGTACTTCTTATATGTACTAAAACACTTTTTtatcatataaattttattctaaataTAACCTTCCACCCACCCTTTCATCTTAACCATCTTCCATTTGATTCTTTCACTaaggccctgttcttttctccaacaaaacttggatgaaaataaagatttttgtggcacacatttcaaactgttaaaaccgTGCGTTTCGTgcttctatataaaagttgctctaaaatgtCAGATAATATGTTTTCCAAATTTATaacaattaaaactcaattgatcatacgttaataccacctcgttttgtgtaaaaaacttaatcttcatcttcattttcagaagaaaagaaacaccACCTAAGTCTCTCATCTATAAGTCATAACCATCTCTCACTTAATTTCTCTACCTATTTTCTCACATCAatcaattatttaaattttaccttaaacttattttttttccaaagataGATATGTTGAACATGTGTCGGGCTATTGTCTATTCACAGCTCCATTGTTTGTTTGTTGGTTTATTAGCTACAAccaaaatttaacttttgaaacttaataaattagagttaattttgagattttttcatcgtatttggtttttttacttttaaattattaagacacgattttaaaaatattatttgtaaattattttttattgcttccattattttttttgaaagcttAGAGATCTAGAGCAAAGCGAGGCCGATCTTCAGTGCTCAACCGCCGCAGCTTAGCGCGCCAAAAATATTGCTATCTTCTCAAATTTCCCTCCAATTCCCCTACTTCCCCTTccgtctctctcctccctcgtcGGCCCCGCGCCGGCGCCACAATCTCTGCCTCcgcagccgcgcccgccgcctccggagATGTACTCCCCGCCCCACGCCGCCGACTCGGACTCCGAGGGATCCCTCCTCTCCGACGTCTCCGCCtccccgccacgccgccgctcgcctcctcgcccggcgccgcctcctcctcctcctcctccgcccaaGCACCGTACTAGGCCCGCCGCCCCCACCAAACCCAAGCTCAAGCCCacgccgcccgctgcctccgcgcccgcgccagccccgccgcctccgcctacgctccgcgccgccgcgctctccgaTCCGcacggcctcgccgcgcgcaTCGCCGCCGGCTCTGCTCTCACCGCGGCCTCCGGCActgcctcgtcgtcctccttccGCCGTCTCGTCCAGTCGCGCAACCCTTCCTTCGATCCAGCCACCGCCTTCACGGCTCCCGCTTCGTCCGCCCCCTCCGAGGTTCCGAGCGCCGCTCCGCGGCCGCCCccgaccgccgccaccgacgcgcCGCCGCAGACCAGGCCCAAGCGGGTGCACCCCAACTCCGTGTCGGAGGTagcggccgcgtcggcggcggcggagcagccgaAGCGGGCAAGAGGGGGATCCGAGGGCAACTTCGTGCGTCTGAACATCAACGGGTACGGCAGGAGGAGGACGTTCAAGAATTCGCAGGCCAAGCGCTCGACGAAATGCCGAtcctggcggcggcagcgcgccgcCGGTGCAACACCCCGTTCTCAGGGCGACGAGGAAGGGGATCTCGTGGCGGAGGCCCTGCTGGAGCGGGAGAAGCAGGCAGCTAGCGATAGTGTTCTGGAGGCTGTCGAGAGTGTGAGGGAGGACCCATCGGAGCAAAATCTCAAGAGCTTGCTGAATGCAGCATATGGGCACGATTCGTTCCGCCAGGGGCAGCTTGAGGCGATCCAGCAAATTGTTGCAGGGGAGTCAACAATGCTTGTGCTGCCCACTGGTGCGGGCAAGTCGCTATGCTACCAGGTATGCTTCAAAATTTGAGCtattaagtttatattggtCGGTGCTGAAAAGTTGATGATGCTATTTTCTCAGGTGCCTGCTATGATTTTGCCTGGACTGACACTGGTGGTGAGTCCACTGCTTTCCTTGATGGTTGATCAATTGAGGAAGCTCCCTGCATTTCTGCCAGGTGGCCTTCTTGCGAGCAGTCAGGTAAAGGCAAAATGTTTGCAGTTGCTGCTAGTTCCATCCATTCTTGTTTTGACTATTGTGTAACATTACCTCATTTATCCAGACATCGGATGAGTTTCATGATACACTACAAAGGCTGCGTGCAGGGGAAATAAAGGTACAATTTTCTTAATGTCGACATCTGATCAGTTTAAGCATTCTCCAGTGACTACAGCCTTGATGCTGCCTTATCTAGAGAACATTTCCTTACTATCTTTATCAATTCTTCCAGTGCGGCATTTTTCTTGGAGTAACTAGAACATGAATCATTAAGAAGcacaaatgtatttttttttttgcgcttcAATGTTTTGCTAGGTTATGCTGAGATTCTTTATTTTTGGGATCAGGTGCTTTTTGTTTCCCCTGAGAGATTCTTGAACGAAGAATTCCTCCTGATATTTAGGGACACACTACCAATATCTCTTGTGGCGATTGATGAAGCTCATTGCATTTCTGAATGGTGAGCTGACATTGTTCTTAGTTCAGTTGAGAAGACATGATACTTCTTTACAGTTGGTACTGTGTTATTACTTTTGTGTTCACATCATTTTTGTGATACATCTTATTAATTTTACCGTTGTTTTGTTTTCCTAGTTTATTATTCACTTGTTGTGTAGTGTTAGACAGTTAGTACAACTGTCTTGCTAAGTTTATAACTTATTCCTGACTGAATGTACAGGTCTCATAATTTTAGACCTTCATATCTGAGACTCCGAGCGTCACTACTTAGGAGAAAGCTCAATGTTCAATGTATTCTTGCAATGACTGCAACTGCAACGACCCAAACCTTGGAGGAGATAATGAATGCCTTAGAAATACCATCTGATAATCTCATTCAAACATCTCAAATAAGAGAAAATCTACAGCTGTCTATCAGCACAAGTGATAACAGGTAGGCCACTTCTCTTTGCACCCATGAATGCAACCAGAGTCAGTTTAATACGTATTTACATGTGAAACAAGGTATGCTATCTGGTTTTCAAGAGCATTTGCACGTATGCAGACTGAAAGATTTGATGTTATTATTGAAGTCTCCCCCTTTTGTTGACATGAGAAGTATTATTGTCTACTGCAAGTTTcaggtatgtttttttttttaaaaaaaaatcctaaagaTGTTCCAAAGACCACGCATCTGTCTATATACCCTAAATGTGTATGCACTATATGAAGATTTGACCCCTTTTTAATTATTGCGAACAGGCAGAAACTGACTTCGTCTCTAAGTACTTGTGTGATAACAACATTACTGCCAAGGTTGACATTAATCTTTAGCTTGATATTAATTTGCTGCGCCAACTTTAATTACATATTCTATTGTTTTATAGAGCTACCATAGTGGACTTCTGATTAAGAACAGGAGCCGTGTACAGGAGCTATTTTGCTCTAACAAAATAAGAGTGGTATGTGGTTTCTTCTTTAGTTCTTTGGCATGACCTTTTCTCGTCAAATGCATTATGTAAGACGTGGTGTCTAACATTTGTTTTCTCCATCCTTGAGCAAAGGTTGTTGCAACTGTGGCATTTGGCATGGGTCTTGATAAGAGTGATGTCGAAGGGGTATGGATATACATACATTATGATGCTCAAACTGTATGATAGAATTGCATTTGCTCCTTGTTTTTAAGTGAACTTCATTTCTACACTATCTCAAATTTTGTGTATCTCATAACGTTAAGCATAACTAAATTATGTTAATGGTCTGACTTGAGCATTCCACCCTTAAAGGTGATTCACTATAGCTTGCCAGAAAGCTTAGAAGAATACATCCAGGAAACTGGGCGTGCTGGAAGGGATGGACGGTTATCACACTGTCATCTACTTCTTGACTCAGCAACATTCTATAAGATCCGTAGTCTTTCACACAGGTGAatctttttttcctaatcaacATGCTCTGCCTGCCACAGTTTTCCTATAATTTCACCGAGCAACCTTTTCTTGGCAGTGATGGTGTTGATGGATATGCAATGAGCAAATTTCTTTACCAGATATTTTCCTCTGAGAACACAACTGGGTGCATTTGTTCATTGGCTAAAGAGTTGACCTCACGCAAGTTTGATATAAAAGAAGAGGTTTGCACCTTCGGACCTTCCTCTTCAGGCCAGCATGCACCTAGTTTCTTATGTCATGCACTCATCCTACTACCTACATAGGCCTAGTTTGCTCGCACTATGTTATACTGAACGGGTCAAATGGATATCAATTTTTGGGGCACGTGTGTTTGATGGCTATTTGCTGTGCTCTGTAAGAATTTGCAATGTcactaaattttatttcttagcTTAAATGATGTCTTAGTGGATGAGCTGTCTAGCATTCAATTGTTCAGAACATCATAGAGAAAATTATCGGTATGATGCCCCAAGAAGATTCCAGTGTTTAGTTTACGGAAGTTGTTTCCACATTCTATTAATCTCTTAATGTTACTCTTCCAGTCAAAACCACATTGCCATTCCATGCAATTGGAATCAGCTATAATGCATTTAGGTTCCAGGAATACTACAAGGAATAGCATTTATAGACTTTTTCTCTGAAGCCGTTAGACAGTTTCTTCCCCTAATATTTTACATGGAATCCACCTTTCCCACCAATATCTTCATGCACTTCTTTATAATACTCTTATCCTAAAGCCTTTTAGTTCCTGAATGACCGAAAATATTAAATGGTCCAGCAAATTTTTAGATTCAATGATCTTAtcttcttatttttctaacaATGCAGGTGCTTTTGACAATTCTCACACAGCTGGAAATTGGTGATCAACAATACATCCGTTTACTTCCTCAGTTCAGTGTTACCTGCACACTGTATTTTCACAAGGTATGCCACAGGCTTCTCCAGTGATCTGGACCTTTTTTGATTTGCGTGTCAAGATGCTCAGTTGACGATCTTCTTGTCTGTCATGTAACAATGAGTGATCTTAATTGTTCACCGCCTAGACACTTAATTAACATGGCTTGcctttacttaaaaaaaaatcatggatttACCATGTTCATTGTTATTTTGTCAAGCaatattcatttttctttcatatCTTGATCATTGGATTAAATTGATGCAGACATCACCACAACTGCTTGCTGACAAGGATATACTAATTAGATCGGTTTTGAATAGGTAACACACTATCAACTtttgttccaaaattttttctGAATGTGCTACACATTTCTAAGATGTCGATTCTGAATTCGTGGAGAAAGCAGATCAGAGATGAAGGATGGACATTATGTCTTTGACATACCAAGAATAGCTAATGATCTGAAGATCACTATGAATGAAGTATTTGATCACCTACATAAACTAAAGGTTTGCCCTTCTCTTCTAAATTAGCTAGAATGTTAAACATATTTGTTTGGGCTGCATCATCTGTTGCAACTTTTTTGAAAGAAAGGATAGGAGCTCTGCCTAGTGTATGAACTGAGTAGAAACTCATTCTTGCTAGTTGTTTGGAGTCATGCTATTTTAACCTTTAGTTTAGCCTATCATTATCTACTTATTTACTTCATGTTGCTTACATATGTTCTGGCAAACTCTACCATTATCGGTCTTGCGCTAATGGTTATCTTAGAATGGTTATTGCTGTTATTATCCAGATTCCAGAAGATATGATCACGTAGTATAGGCTTATAGTCTGGTTGTGATGACTGTTGACCACTGctcgtttttcttttctatgaTCATCTATATTCCTTTTAAAAGACTCTAGTGGTGCCACCACCACTGATGTATGGGGCTATCAGGCTATGAGACCAGTATACACATGATTGCTATGCTCCCTGTATATTTGTTGTTTCTAATGGTTTGCTTCTTTTTCACCTTGATTAAAGTGAAAAACTCACAaacattttagttttatttgtaGTTTTAAATTGGTCACACTGCACGATTTATTATTAATACGTGTTTTATTGTCACGTGAAAATGCATTTAAGGGTTTATGTCTCACTTTGGAAAACTACAATCCTATAAGCAtgtcccttttctttttgtttcataAAGATGAAGCATTTTGTTTCAACCAAAcagaaacaatttttttttcagaaaatggactcaatttttttatttctataatcCGCTGCAACGCACAGGTATTTAGCAAGTATTGCAAATATGTATATGTTGAAGCCTTAAACTTTCTTTGTTCCTCTGTTATTTAGTTTTCAGGAGAAATATCATTTGAATTGAAAGATCCTGCTTACTGTTATGTGATCTTGTGGAGGCCAGATGACTTCAATGCTCTTTCAGCAAATCTCACAAAATGGCTTTCTGAAGTAGAAAGCTCAAAGGTGCTTCTTAAATTGCCTCTCTTGAATATTCATTTTGCTTCATATTGTAAATTGCCAATCTTTACTACATAAGTTCTGTTTTCTTTTGTAAGGATTTAAGTTGTGGTACTAATACAAGTTTGAGCAAGAAAGCGGATTCAATGAAATTAGAGTAAAAATAGAAGTTAGATATACTGATTCATGGAATCTGCTGTTCAAACAGATCAGTAAGTTAGATGCTATGTTTGCTCTTGCAAACTTTGCTGTCAAAGGGTGTAAAAGGACGGGAGGATGCTCTGGTTCCCAGCACACTCCGTGCATTCAGAAGAAGATTATGGAGTACTTCAGCAAGGACGATGGCACCTCAGAGAATGATTGCCGCACTCAGCTGCAGAAGAGCAGGTTTCTGTACTCTTTTTCTAGATCGAACTTAACAGAGCATTACTTGCCATTTGTTTCTTGTGATGTTCCAATCTAAAATTTATCCGACTGAAGCATTTCATCTTACTTTTTTTGCAGCCCATTCTTGCAAGCCGATATAAAGGTAAGCACTGATGATGTGATACATTTCCCTTGTGATTCTGTATAATGCAATAATTCCAATTGTATCTCCACCATACTTCTAGGTGTTCATTCAAAGCAACTCATTCGCAAAGTTCACCCCGAGGGCTGTTGCGAGGATTATGCACGGCATCTCGAGCCCTGCTTTTCCATCTGTCACTTGGTCCAAAAATCACTTCTGGTCTGCCTCTCTGGCTGCCTTTTCTCATTATTTTCCTCTGTCACCTATTTACCTGAACCTGAATCTTTGCTGACAGGGGACGTTATGTGGAGGTTGATTTTCCACTGGTCATGGAAGCAGCCAAAGCTGAA is part of the Oryza glaberrima chromosome 4, OglaRS2, whole genome shotgun sequence genome and encodes:
- the LOC127769979 gene encoding F-box protein At4g27050-like, producing the protein MTTLLSDLPDDVLLLILDKLDTRDAVRCSLLSRRWSRVPGMLANIELDVDSFAPDPDDDHDDGFTSTLSESARSNHAMVRAVQSILAAHESRHAIRRLGLSFFSRDESVGIVRAVDDAMARGRRIHDLWFTVSSEKPELLCAGRDVARQGARLASYRDKYPRVFAGLTRLHVECVKLGAPRVSAVSEMI
- the LOC127769977 gene encoding ATP-dependent DNA helicase Q-like 5, encoding MYSPPHAADSDSEGSLLSDVSASPPRRRSPPRPAPPPPPPPPPKHRTRPAAPTKPKLKPTPPAASAPAPAPPPPPTLRAAALSDPHGLAARIAAGSALTAASGTASSSSFRRLVQSRNPSFDPATAFTAPASSAPSEVPSAAPRPPPTAATDAPPQTRPKRVHPNSVSEVAAASAAAEQPKRARGGSEGNFVRLNINGYGRRRTFKNSQAKRSTKCRSWRRQRAAGATPRSQGDEEGDLVAEALLEREKQAASDSVLEAVESVREDPSEQNLKSLLNAAYGHDSFRQGQLEAIQQIVAGESTMLVLPTGAGKSLCYQVPAMILPGLTLVVSPLLSLMVDQLRKLPAFLPGGLLASSQTSDEFHDTLQRLRAGEIKVLFVSPERFLNEEFLLIFRDTLPISLVAIDEAHCISEWSHNFRPSYLRLRASLLRRKLNVQCILAMTATATTQTLEEIMNALEIPSDNLIQTSQIRENLQLSISTSDNRLKDLMLLLKSPPFVDMRSIIVYCKFQAETDFVSKYLCDNNITAKSYHSGLLIKNRSRVQELFCSNKIRVVVATVAFGMGLDKSDVEGVIHYSLPESLEEYIQETGRAGRDGRLSHCHLLLDSATFYKIRSLSHSDGVDGYAMSKFLYQIFSSENTTGCICSLAKELTSRKFDIKEEVLLTILTQLEIGDQQYIRLLPQFSVTCTLYFHKTSPQLLADKDILIRSVLNRSEMKDGHYVFDIPRIANDLKITMNEVFDHLHKLKFSGEISFELKDPAYCYVILWRPDDFNALSANLTKWLSEVESSKISKLDAMFALANFAVKGCKRTGGCSGSQHTPCIQKKIMEYFSKDDGTSENDCRTQLQKSSPFLQADIKVFIQSNSFAKFTPRAVARIMHGISSPAFPSVTWSKNHFWGRYVEVDFPLVMEAAKAELVKLVGKGEQC